The DNA window ATGATATATGAACATATCACCGCATATGAGAATGGCATACTTTTCCATTGTTTTTGCTGTGAGCTTTGAGTATCTTGAAGAATAGTATTTTCCACCAATGGTTTAATACACCAGCTACTTGATTAAGTATGTCTTTGTTCTCTGATAGTCGAAGCCACTACTTTATTTAGCAGGCTTCCTAATCGAGTGTTGAGATAACAGATCTACGGGCACTTTTTAAGCCTAACtacttagtaggtaggtagttagcccaAGAGAAAGGTCATGAGACATCTTGCCCAGACCAGCGACCTCTATAGATAAGCCATATTTTTGAGAGTATCCTAGAGCTACTACTTACTATGTTGGATCCTGCAGGATGTCTTCTCTGAACTTCTTTgttatttattttacttgTCATGTGGTCCATGCTCCTGCTAAAGAACTACTGACTGACCTTTGTCAAATCACGAGTTTGATCTAGATCTATTTCCGCGATAATATCATCTTCCCCACGAATACTCCGTACTCTTCCAACCCAACGCCAAGGGTCCATGTCTCACGTCTCGGACGCCAGCTTCCCCAAAAGGCAGGTTTACAACAGCCCAACCCCACAGCTTTTCTCTCGATACAGAAGTTCCACCTGTCGATCGCCGGCACTACCTTATCAGCGTGGGAGCGTCATAGCCTTTGACTGGACCCTGAGTCTCCAACCCGGCATTAGCACGTAGCGAATAGACGCGCGACATCTGCCGGTGTAGCGATACCATCAGCGCTGGTTGAGGTCATGCGCTACTCGCCTATCACGATGCCTCGTGCCTGAGAGATCAGCGGTCTTGAATTCCTAGAAGGGGAGATATGTCTTGTTATGCGCCGGATGTTTGTCCAACAAGGAAGGAGGGTGAATGCGCAGCCTCTTGTGCATTCTCCGAGGGTATACAGACTGCGAGCTGGGCTGAAGAAGTGCATCTGGAGTTGACTGGTATAAAGAGACAAGTACAGCCTGTCTGTGATACTGCTCGCTCTCTTCATACCACTCTTCTTCGGTATCCTCTTCCTTCGGTCACCTCGTCTCTCTTTGTCCAGAAAATTCAAGATGAAGTTCTCCCTCGCTGTCCTCCTCCCCGTCGCCGGTGTTCTGGCCGCGCCTACGCCTGTATGTCACCTCCCTCCTCAACAACCGTCAAGTTTCTAACATACCCCAAGCCTGGAATCCCTAGCGACTCTACTGCCCGATCACTCTTGAGTGGTCTCACTGTCTCTGCTCCTACCAACACCGACACGTACAACAGAGATCTTTTCCCTCACTGGCAGACATACGAGGGCACTTGCAACACTCGGTAACTACGCCCACAATGCCAAGGCAAAGAACAACGCTGACTCTGTTCATAGGGAATTCGTCTTGAAAAGAGACGGAACAAATGTTGTGACCAACTCAGCATGTGCCGCCACTGCTGGCACATGGAAGTCGCCGTACGACGGAGCTACCTGGACACAGGCCAGTGACATCGACATTGACCATATGGTTCCTCTGAAGGTCGCCTGGATTGTAAGCTCCAAATACAGTCTTTCCGCATTCATCTCTCTTATGGTTGCTAACATTTCTACAGTCTGGTGCTGCTTCTTGGACCACTGCCAAGCGAACCCAGTTCGCTAACGACGTAACAAGGCCTCAGCTGTGGGCAGGTAAGTCACCCGAGTCACCTAATTCCACAACAATAGAATCCATCTAACAACTATTCCAGTCACCGATAACGTCAACCAGTCCAAGAGCGACAAGTCCCCTGATTCATGGAAGCCTCCCCTGACCAGCTTCTACTGCACCTACGCCAAGAGTTGGATCCAGGTCAAGAGCTACTGGCAGTTGACCATAACAACTGCTGAAAAGACTGCTCTCGGCTCTATGCTTGACTACTGCTAGATCTTTTCTTATAGTAGAGATGGCCTGAAGGTTGGGGAGTATGGGTATGAGTGTAGTTTATATACTGATGAAGATAGTCTACGATTCTCTCACAAACATTGCGCTGTCCACGTTGCTTAGGATGGATCCTGGTTTTGATTTATATCAAGATAAATGTTTATCATCTCACCTCCCTCAGTCTTCCGGGGACTTATGGATAAGTGACTATATAGTATATGTCTATTCCGGTTTGTCGAGCGCTTTGCCTAAGGTACAGACAGCATGGAGCCGCTTCAAGAAGCATTGGGACTTGTGGCAAAAGACATCAAATTCAATCAACAATGTCAGCCTATATGCAACAAGTAGTATCCGTTTTAGCGTTCAAGTTCATTCATCAGTGCCATTTCATGGCTCAAGCATTGTATTCTGGAATATGCACCATGACAAATTATCCCAGTTGAAACTCCCGGGCCATTCACAGCCATTCACagttaaagtaaaaagacaAAGGAGGGTGTGCTCtagagcttttattatttatccGTCTTCCTCATACAGTCGTTACATGTCTCATACATCATTAACCAAGCTATATCTTCATCTGCGATAGTATTCGCCATTATAGCTGCAGCTTCTGGTTTGTTGTCCCTCGCCCCGTCCTAACgggaaaaaaaaaggagaaaaacgaaaagaaaagaaaactccAGAAGAATCGATTGACCTTTGCAAGTTTTGATACCTTGCCTTGCGTTCGGTACTTAGTTGATGTGGCCGCGCGTGCAGAAGCAGTTACCCTAGCCTCTTCTTGTGAGgcgccatctccaacaaaATTATTCATGACCGAGCCTCCTCTGATGGGCTTCTCCGAATAAAAGCCCTATTAAAGGGCGATGAGAGGATGTAGGGGTGGTTGTGTGGCAGATAGGGTAGATGGAGCTCGTCGACGGGGAAGTCGACGGTTGCCGTAGTTGGGGCATAAGTCCTAGCAACTTCTGCAGCATGCAGCCGGCCACCAAAGTCGTTGACGAGTTTCTTGAAACGGTTGCGCTTAGTCGAATGGTCAGCTATCCATTTGATGGAATGGACATAAGGTCTATCGTATGGTGTTGGCGCGAAATTAACATCGAGGTTAATATCAGCACCAAAGTTTGTGATTAATTTCACAAACAGGTTTTCAAGCGGCCTACTACCACCAGCAGTGTGGTAGTTGACAATCGCCTTAGCGATATATCTTAGCACTGTATTACCATTAGAATCGAAACGATTCATAGAGAATACTGTAGGTTCGAAGCCCCAGGCAGCAGCGAGCCGTTTCTCAGCCGACGCAATGGCTTCAATGTTTTTCTTGATGGCATTGTTTTGTCCAGTCCAGTCAAGGATTGCAATTTTTGCAACCATTAGGAGCGGAGTTTTGTAGGGAGCTTTCGTCTGTGGCATCATAGGGTTCATTCTTCTATCGAGAAGGAACTGAAGGACTTGTCCAGCTTCATCCTGACTTCGAGGGTTGCGACCAGTGGTTCCTTTCAAGGACTCAATAATTGCGATGTGCAGTGGGTTGTACCCCCTGTTGTCGACGAAGTAGGGCACTCCGTCGTTCACTCCGGACCAAGCGTTGGAAAGGAACGTACGGTTTTGTACCCGGACGGCAAGGTGATAGATGGAGTACTGGTGCTCTGTAGCAGGGAAGTCGAACAACTTAGGATAATTCTTGAGTGTCTCGGTCACTAGTCTCGACATATCGTTGGATGGGACGCGAAGTAGGTAAAGGTGTACGAGTGTCAGAGTGTACTCATCCACTCTCGACCCAGGAAGCCGGCCATTTGGGTGTATAAATTTCCCAACGAACGGATAAGATTCCGGCCAGTACTTAGCCAGGAGCTCACAGGTATCTTCatccttcttaagcaggctcGCAAGATTGGGTGCCCAACTCACATTGCGAAACATACTCTGGAAGGCCGGGAAAGCGGTGGCGAAGTTAGCTCGCTCTTCGTGTGACAAAAGGGCTCGGACGTTTCTGCAATAGCGCCACTGAGCACCAAGCTGGTGTAGTTTGATAATGGTGTGATGCATGTTGTGGAAAGC is part of the Fusarium poae strain DAOMC 252244 chromosome 4, whole genome shotgun sequence genome and encodes:
- a CDS encoding hypothetical protein (SECRETED:SignalP(1-16)), encoding MKFSLAVLLPVAGVLAAPTPPGIPSDSTARSLLSGLTVSAPTNTDTYNRDLFPHWQTYEGTCNTREFVLKRDGTNVVTNSACAATAGTWKSPYDGATWTQASDIDIDHMVPLKVAWISGAASWTTAKRTQFANDVTRPQLWAVTDNVNQSKSDKSPDSWKPPLTSFYCTYAKSWIQVKSYWQLTITTAEKTALGSMLDYC